Genomic window (Streptomyces liliiviolaceus):
CGGCTGTATCCCTCCCGGCCGAAGACGGTACGCGCGCCCTGGGTGATGGCCCGGCGTTTCGCGGCTCTGCCACCAGGCCGGCCGAGGCGTGGCTGCGCGTCCGGGCCGACGTGGGCCGCGGGTGTGGTGTTCAGGGAAGCCTCCGTGAATCGGGTGGCCCGTCGGCCAAGTTGCCATGCACGTTATATTTTACTTTCCCGGGGATCGAGCGGTCCGCCCCTCCCCCGAGGCGGTTCGCCGCTCGGGCTCCCAGGCCAAGGGTGGCATCTCCAGGACGGTCTTGCCCCAACTGTGTCCGCCCTCCACGGACCGGACCGCCTGCGCGGCCCGTTCGAACGGGATCACGCGCGTCACCTTCGGGTCCAGGGCGCCGGTGCGGACCAGTTCCACGACCGCGCCCAGGATCGCGGGGTCACGGACCGGCCCCACCGGCGCGCCGCCGAGTGCGGTGACGGCGTCCCGGTCGGCGCCACTCACCAGTTTCGTACGGTCCGCCAGGAGCGCGGCGCTCTCGCGCAGCACCTCGCCACCGACCAGGTCGAGTACGCCGTCCACGCGGCCCGCTATCCGCGTGGCGAGGCCGGGCCCGGAGGCGACGAACCGTACACCGAGAGCGTCGACGAACGCCCGCTTGTCCTCGGCGGCCGAGCCCACCACGTGCAGGCCCAAGCCTGCCGCGATCTGCGCGGCGGCCACGCCGACGCCGCCCCCGACGCCGGTCACCAGGAGCGTCGCGCCGGGCGGCAGGGCGAGTTGGGACACCGCGCCGTAGCCGGTGGCGGCAGCGATGGGCAGGGCGGCGGCGTCGGTCCATGAGACCTCCGGCGGTTTGCGAACCGCCGCTCGCGCGGGCAGCAGGGTGTACTGCGCGTACCCGCCTGTCGTCGGGCCGCCGAGGACCGCGTCACCCACGGCGAACCCGGTGACGCCGGGGCCGAGCCCGACGACCCTGCCCGCCGCCTCGCCGCCCATCACGGCGGGCAGGACGACCGCAGGCGCCCCGGCCGGGCGGCGGCCCGAACGGCGTTTGAAGTCAACGGGGTTGACGCCGGCCGCACGTACGGCGACCAGCAGGTCACCGGGGCCCGGAACCGGTCGCGGAAGGTCGGCGAAGTGCTCGACCTCCGGTCCACCGAAACGGTCGTACACGTAGGCCAGGGGCATGCGACACCTCGACGTCTCTGTCTGACTCCGGTCGTTAATTGCCATACAGATTGCACTTTACCCAAACCGGCGGCTAGGCTTCCCGGGTGTCGGCGGAGCCCTTTCTTCCGCCCGTGGTATCGACGCGGTGAACACAAGGAGCGCAACGTATGGGCAACACGGTCGCGATCGTCGGCGGCGGATACGGAGGGGCCGCGCTGGCCCGCGAGTTGGATCCGGACCTCGACGTCGTTCTGATCGACCCCAAGGACGCCTTCGTCCACGCGGTGGCGGCTCTGCGCGGGCTGGTCGACGAGGAGTGGGCCAGGCGGATCTACTTCGGATACGACGGCCTGTTCATCCGGGGCCGGCATGTTCGCGACCGCGCCGTGGCGGTCGACACGGGAGGTGTCACCACGGCCGACGGCACACGCATCCACGCGGACTACGTCGTCCTCGCCACCGGTTCCTCGTACCCCTACCCGGCGAAGCCGGACACCGAGGACAGCGCCGACTCCGTGCTGCGGCACGCGGACACACGGGCCCAGCTCGCCGCCTCCTCGCGGGTGTTGCTGCTCGGTGCCGGTCCCGTCGGGCTGGAGCTCGCCGGGGAGATCACCGAGCGCTGGCCGCGGACGAAGGTGATCGTGGTCGACCCCGCCGAGGACGTGCTGGGCGGCCGCTATCTGCCCGAACTGCGCGGCGCGCTGCGCGAGCAATTGGCCCAGCGGGGCGTGCGGCTGGAACTGGGCAGCGCGCTGACCGCCCCGCCGTCTTCGCCTGCGGGGGTGCACGAGCCCTTCTCGGTCACCACCGAGGCGGGCGTACGGATCGAGGCGGACCTCTGGTTCCGCTGCTACGGCATGACGCCACTCAGCGACATGCTGACCGGCGAACTCGCTGCCGCCCGGCGGCCGGACGGCCACGTGGAGGTCGACGAGCACCTGCGCGTGGCGGGCACGCCGAACGTGTTCGCCATCGGTGACGTCACGGCCGTGCCCGAGCCGAAGCGGTCCAAGGCGGCCTCCGAACACGCCGTCACGGTCGCGGCGAACATCAAGGCGCTGGCCACCGGGCGACCGGTCGAGCAGACCTACCGGCCGGGGCCGGACGCGGTGCTCGTGCCGCTGGGTTCGACCGGCGGCGCCTCGCAGGTGCCGGGCCCCGACGGTCCGGTCGTGCTGGGTGCGGCGGAGACCTCCGGCTACAAGGGCGCCGATCTGCTGCTCGGGCGGTTCAGCGAGTTGTTCGGCGTCTCCGTCTGACCCTTCCCCCGCCCGATACGACCGTACAGCGCCGCTTCCCCGCACATCCTCCTGGCTACGAGAGGTCGTTGACCGATGACGAACGCAACGCAGTCCCTGGTCGGCAAGGTGGCTGTGGTAACCGGCGGCGCGGGAGGGATCGGGGTCGCGACGGTGGAGGCGCTGGCGGTCGCGGGAGCGCATGTAGTCCTCGCGGACATCGTGGACGACACGGCGAACGAGGCCGCCGAGAAGCTGGCCGCGCAGGGACTCTCGGTAGTCGGGCACAGCGTCGACATCGCCTCCGAGGCGAGCGTCGAGCGACTGGTGGACTTCACGGTCGACACCTTCGGGGGCATCGACGTCCTGGACAACAACGCGGCGCTGACGGCCACGATCCGGCAGGACCGGGACGTCGTGTCGATGTCGGTGGAGCTGTGGGACCAGGTGCTCGCGGTCAATCTGCGGGGGCCGATGCTGCTGTGCAAGCACACAGTCCCGGTGATGATCGAACGCGGTGGCGGGTCGATCATCAACATCGCCAGCGGCCAGGGCCTGTCCGGCGACCGGGTGATGGTCGCCTACGGCAGCTCCAAGGGCGGACTGATCGCGCTGACCCGGTCGGTGGCCGCCGCGTACGGCGCGGACGGCATCCGCTGCAACGCGGTCGCGCCGGGGCTGGTCCGCACGCCGGCGCTGGAGGCGGACATGCCGGTGCCGGTACAGGAGATGTTTCAGAGCGCGAACCTCATCCCACGCCTCGGCACTCCCCAGGACGTGAGCCAGTTGGTGGCGTTCCTCGCCTCCCCGGCCGCCTCGTTCATCACCGGGCAGGTGCTCTCCGTGGACGGCGGCTTCCTCGCCCACCTGCCGACGCTCTCGCCGCTGCCTCCCCGCTGAGGGCCCGGGATGGTCTGCTTACGGCCGGTGACGGCGGACCGCTTTGACGCGGTCCGCCAGGTCCCGTCAGCCCGTCCAGGGGGCGAGACCCGCCTCGATGACAGGGACCTGCGGCGCTCCCGCCCAGGCGTAGTAGCCGTCGGGGCGGACCAGAAGCGCCTCGTCGCCGCCGGTGCGGTGGGCGACGACCAGCCCGTCGCGGGCAAACCCGCCGATCTCAGTACCCGGTGGCAGGGCCAACACGAAACGTCCCTCGCGCAGCACCTCGTACAGACGTCCTCGGTCCAGTTCCAGGTCGGGGGCGCGCTTGCCGGTGAGGGGGTGCGCGCCTTTCGGAGCGGGGTAGGAGAAGCCGATGCCGGTGATCTCGCCGACGGCCTGCCGGGTCACCGGGCGTACGTGGGTGACCACCAGCTTGCGTACGGTGCGCAGGGCGATCTCCAGCGGATTGTGGGCCATGGCGAGGCGAAGGTTGAGACCGCTGCTACGCAGAACCGCCCTGCCGATGGGATGGCGTTCGGTGTGGTACGTGTCCAGCAGGGTGTCGGCGGACCGGCCGTTCCGTACCGCCGCCAGCTTCCAGCCGAGGTTGGCGGCGTCCTGGAGACCGGTGTTCATGCCCTGGCCGCCGGCCGGGGAGTGCTGGTGGGCGGCGTCGCCGGCCAGCAGGACGCGGCCGACGCGGTACTCCGGCACCTGGCGTTCGTCGCTGTGGAAGCGGGACAGCCACCGGGGGTCGTGCATCCCGAAGTCGGAGCCGAAGGCCCGCTCGATGAGTGCGCGCAGCTCCTCGAACTCGACCGGGGAGTCGTCGGGTTCGCCCCGGTGCGCGCGGTCCCAGCCGCCGACGCGCCAGTAGCCGTCACCGAAGGGGGCGATGAAACCGAACGCGCCGCCGGTGCCGTGCACCCGCACCACGAGGGGCGGCTCCTCGGTGAACTTCACATCGGCGAGCGCGACCGACCGGATCACCACCTTGCCGGGGAAGGGCAGACCGAGCGCCCCCCGCACCGC
Coding sequences:
- a CDS encoding SDR family NAD(P)-dependent oxidoreductase, encoding MTNATQSLVGKVAVVTGGAGGIGVATVEALAVAGAHVVLADIVDDTANEAAEKLAAQGLSVVGHSVDIASEASVERLVDFTVDTFGGIDVLDNNAALTATIRQDRDVVSMSVELWDQVLAVNLRGPMLLCKHTVPVMIERGGGSIINIASGQGLSGDRVMVAYGSSKGGLIALTRSVAAAYGADGIRCNAVAPGLVRTPALEADMPVPVQEMFQSANLIPRLGTPQDVSQLVAFLASPAASFITGQVLSVDGGFLAHLPTLSPLPPR
- a CDS encoding NADP-dependent oxidoreductase, which translates into the protein MPLAYVYDRFGGPEVEHFADLPRPVPGPGDLLVAVRAAGVNPVDFKRRSGRRPAGAPAVVLPAVMGGEAAGRVVGLGPGVTGFAVGDAVLGGPTTGGYAQYTLLPARAAVRKPPEVSWTDAAALPIAAATGYGAVSQLALPPGATLLVTGVGGGVGVAAAQIAAGLGLHVVGSAAEDKRAFVDALGVRFVASGPGLATRIAGRVDGVLDLVGGEVLRESAALLADRTKLVSGADRDAVTALGGAPVGPVRDPAILGAVVELVRTGALDPKVTRVIPFERAAQAVRSVEGGHSWGKTVLEMPPLAWEPERRTASGEGRTARSPGK
- a CDS encoding FAD-dependent oxidoreductase; amino-acid sequence: MSHTDESPVVVAGAGPTGLLLAGDLAAAGVDVVVLEKRPEGISNLTRAFGVHARTLELLDARGLADELVRTGRTIRELRLFGAVPFDIGALPSRFPFLLVTPQYEVEKVLLRRAVENGAVIRYGTEFAGLEQDGGGVTVSVRTEAGDATVRTRYLVGADGARSAVRGALGLPFPGKVVIRSVALADVKFTEEPPLVVRVHGTGGAFGFIAPFGDGYWRVGGWDRAHRGEPDDSPVEFEELRALIERAFGSDFGMHDPRWLSRFHSDERQVPEYRVGRVLLAGDAAHQHSPAGGQGMNTGLQDAANLGWKLAAVRNGRSADTLLDTYHTERHPIGRAVLRSSGLNLRLAMAHNPLEIALRTVRKLVVTHVRPVTRQAVGEITGIGFSYPAPKGAHPLTGKRAPDLELDRGRLYEVLREGRFVLALPPGTEIGGFARDGLVVAHRTGGDEALLVRPDGYYAWAGAPQVPVIEAGLAPWTG
- a CDS encoding NAD(P)/FAD-dependent oxidoreductase, producing the protein MGNTVAIVGGGYGGAALARELDPDLDVVLIDPKDAFVHAVAALRGLVDEEWARRIYFGYDGLFIRGRHVRDRAVAVDTGGVTTADGTRIHADYVVLATGSSYPYPAKPDTEDSADSVLRHADTRAQLAASSRVLLLGAGPVGLELAGEITERWPRTKVIVVDPAEDVLGGRYLPELRGALREQLAQRGVRLELGSALTAPPSSPAGVHEPFSVTTEAGVRIEADLWFRCYGMTPLSDMLTGELAAARRPDGHVEVDEHLRVAGTPNVFAIGDVTAVPEPKRSKAASEHAVTVAANIKALATGRPVEQTYRPGPDAVLVPLGSTGGASQVPGPDGPVVLGAAETSGYKGADLLLGRFSELFGVSV